ACGTCTTATCGACTTACCACAGCGATACGTGTGGCCTGCGATCCTCGTTCTCTGCGTCGTCGGGACGTACGCCCTTCGTGGTAACGTCTTCGACGTCTGGGTGATGGTCGGTGCAGGCATACTTGGTTATCTGATGCGCCTCGAGGAGTATCCGCTTGCGCCGATGGTGTTGGGGCTGATTCTTGGACCGATCGCTGAGTCCAATCTGAGACGAGCCCTCACCATCTCCGGTGGTTCGCTTTCCATCTTCATCGATAGTCCACTCACCGTCGTGATTTTGCTCCTGTCTGTGTTTTCACTTCTCGCACCGATACTCCGTCCGTGGATAGCGAAGGTCAGGGCATGAATTACGACGAAGACGGTTTTGCTCACCGTACCCGAACTCAATATAATCGGCACCGATATTTACTACCGGGTCTAGTTTGATTCATGGAGAACGTATTAAAAAACGCACAGAGCAGTGACGAACCGATTATCGGGAGTTGGTTGGCGATCGGCCATCCCGAAGTCGCCGAAATGATGGCACTACTCGACTACGAATTCATCGTCATCGACCGCGAGCATACCCCGATTTCGCTCGAAACGCTCGAAAACGTTCTGCGTGCGGTGGAGAACACCACATCGTCGACCGAATCGTTGGTTCGGGTACCGAGCAGCGATCCCACTGACCTGAAACGAACTCTCGATCTCGGTCCGGCAGGAATCATGGTTCCGATGGTCGAAACCGCTTCGGAAGCTGAGTCGATCGTGGAGGCGACCCGCTTCCCACCGAACGGTCGGCGAGGGATCGGAATCCATCGAGCAGCGAACTACAGCTTAGAACTCGATGCGTACGTCGAAACGGCCGGAGAGGAGGTTACCCGATACGTTCAGATCGAAACGGAGCGCGGTCTTCGAAATGTCGATGCTATCGCCGCGGTCGATGGGATCGACGGCCTGTTCATCGGTCCTGCGGATCTGTCGGCCTCGCTCGGTGCGTTCGGGACCGTGAACGATTCGACGTTTACGGATGCGGTCGATCGAATCGTTCAGTCAGCGAGAAACGCCGACATCTCCGTCGGAACGCTCGCAATCAGCGAATCGGACCGGGAAACCAGACTAAATTGGGATATCGACTTCTTGGTTGCGGGGGTCGATTCGGTTCACCTATTGAACGGTTCGAAGGATGCGTTACGACAGTGTCGTTCAGTATCGAAGTCCGAGAAGTGATCGGTTCGTTCAGCTTGTGATCCCTTTTTTGCCGTCCAGACGGTAGTGGTTCGAACATTTCACTTGTCCGATCAAAACACTAATTTGGTGTTCGGTGTGTGTATGTGTGTATGTCTCACGCAAAATCGGATGGACGTAATTTTGAACTGCTCTGGGGATCGCTCGCTGTCGGTTCATTTTCGATCACCATTCTCGTATATCTTCGGCTTGGCTTCATCGAGAGTTTCCTGCCACTACTCGTCGGTATCTTCTTCATGCGGCGTTCCATGGCCGAGCGCGTAGCCGGTGGCGGGAAAAACCAGCAGCAAAGGGACCGATTGGCGGAAAAATACGGCATCCCACAGGACCGAGCAATCACGAAGAACGAACGAATCGAGATCCTTACCGAAATTCGCGCTTCGTTTCGGAAAAAACGAGCACTCTGGGGAGTGCTCGGTATCGTTTCGGTCGTCCTCGCGTGTGTGTTCATACCGATTACGGTACTCGTGACGGTTATCAGTCTGCTCGTCGGGTTGTACTGTTTCTCCCGGTTCTACAGGGCACACGAAACACTTCGGTATCTCGACCGAGCGATTTCAGAGCTATCCACATAACAGCCCACAAAAACGGACGCAGGTCGCTTAGAACGACGCGAGGCCGAGATATTCGACGATGGAGATAATTCCTGCACCGGTTAGGAACGCTCCTGCAATAATGAGTCCGACGGTGAGCTTCCACCCACCACGGAGTTCTTCCGGGAGTGCCGTTCGCTCGGCCCAAAGCATCGCCCAACACCAGAGTCCGCATCCAAACACACCGCCCAGTATGGATGCCGGAGTGACGATCGCGACGGCAGATAGATCCGACCACATCAGAACGAGTCCGAAGCCACCAGCATATGCGATCGTTAGTAAGCGCGCCGTTCCCATTCGTTTGCGCTCCAGACTACGCGCAGCTTTCGAGAAGGGTTTGACCGTTTCTAGCCACGTCCACGTGTATCCTTCCCACGTCGCGTAAAGCGTTCCGAACAGCGCAAAGAACACGCCGATCTTCCAAAGGATCGTCAGGCCGGGGTGTATGGCGGCGAACCACTGCGCTTGAAACGTGTAGAGGTCGAGGTCGGAGGGGATCAGCTGTGCCTCGTGAAGGCTCTGCGCGCCCAGCACCATCGCGGCGGCCGTGAAGAAGGTGATCGCTGTAAACGAAATCAGGACGTCGATCTGTGGAGCTTTCAACCACGACTTTGCTCGTTGCAGGTTGCTCTCGCTCACGTCGAGTGGCACCTCCTTTCCGGGTGCAAGCTCACGGACGACGTCGGAGACGTCTTCGGAATCGGAACGTCGAAGGATGCCCCAGCGACGTTTTTTCGAATAGCCGACGTAGCCGATGTAGTCGTAAATGCCACCGCCGACCGCACCCATGTACGTGACGACCTCGATCCAGACGGATCGACTCGCGACAGTCGGGTATTTATCGTAAACGAACGGTGCGTAATCGGAAGGCATGGACGGAACCAAGCCACCGAGGACGCCGAACAGAGATGGCTGAGCGGCGATGGCGAGAACGGCTATGGTCGCCGAGAGGAAGGCAACGATGATGATCTGTGCCCGCTCGACGTAATCGTACCCGCCCACGAAAACCAATCCGGCGGTTGCGACCATCAAGATGGTTCCGATCGTCGCAAACATGGTATCGTTCATCGGAAGTCCGAGCACCCAAGCCGTGATTTG
The window above is part of the Haladaptatus caseinilyticus genome. Proteins encoded here:
- a CDS encoding HpcH/HpaI aldolase family protein; the encoded protein is MENVLKNAQSSDEPIIGSWLAIGHPEVAEMMALLDYEFIVIDREHTPISLETLENVLRAVENTTSSTESLVRVPSSDPTDLKRTLDLGPAGIMVPMVETASEAESIVEATRFPPNGRRGIGIHRAANYSLELDAYVETAGEEVTRYVQIETERGLRNVDAIAAVDGIDGLFIGPADLSASLGAFGTVNDSTFTDAVDRIVQSARNADISVGTLAISESDRETRLNWDIDFLVAGVDSVHLLNGSKDALRQCRSVSKSEK
- a CDS encoding Nramp family divalent metal transporter translates to MCAKVEQEPPRTEHSTVEETVLPSTEGISFPEPPAELKSGSRNWKKLLAYFGPGAIVASVTLGSGETLFAPRGGAIFGLSIIWALVWAGLVKGIMTYSGVRYYTLTGEHVMSRWTKLPGPRGWFTLLMGGIAIVAFPSWVGGLAKMLGQITAWVLGLPMNDTMFATIGTILMVATAGLVFVGGYDYVERAQIIIVAFLSATIAVLAIAAQPSLFGVLGGLVPSMPSDYAPFVYDKYPTVASRSVWIEVVTYMGAVGGGIYDYIGYVGYSKKRRWGILRRSDSEDVSDVVRELAPGKEVPLDVSESNLQRAKSWLKAPQIDVLISFTAITFFTAAAMVLGAQSLHEAQLIPSDLDLYTFQAQWFAAIHPGLTILWKIGVFFALFGTLYATWEGYTWTWLETVKPFSKAARSLERKRMGTARLLTIAYAGGFGLVLMWSDLSAVAIVTPASILGGVFGCGLWCWAMLWAERTALPEELRGGWKLTVGLIIAGAFLTGAGIISIVEYLGLASF